Proteins found in one Streptococcus anginosus subsp. whileyi MAS624 genomic segment:
- a CDS encoding preprotein translocase subunit YajC — MNTTLLYGILIVLAGTPIILSSISHFRQQKMLQEQMEQRKTYLASLTAGDEVLLLSGIHGKIISIQDELVTLQIAKNVTIYVEKESIMGKTKEQGQKFPTSD; from the coding sequence ATGAATACGACTTTACTTTATGGAATATTGATTGTTTTGGCAGGAACTCCGATTATACTGTCAAGCATCAGTCATTTCCGTCAGCAAAAAATGCTTCAAGAACAGATGGAGCAACGAAAAACTTATCTAGCTTCTTTAACAGCTGGTGATGAAGTTCTATTACTGTCTGGAATTCATGGTAAAATTATTTCCATTCAAGATGAGTTGGTGACCTTGCAAATTGCTAAGAATGTAACGATTTATGTGGAAAAAGAAAGCATAATGGGAAAGACAAAGGAACAAGGACAGAAGTTTCCAACCTCTGATTAA